In Flavobacterium gelatinilyticum, a genomic segment contains:
- a CDS encoding peptidylprolyl isomerase: protein MKFKFLFLFCLAVLNIQAQTKPAAKPAASKAKAVAAADPNDGIFATISTTKGDIVLALEYVKTPVTVANFISLAEGTNPNVKVEKLKGKPFYDGLKFHRVINDFMIQGGDPDGNGTGGPGYSFRDEFVEELRFEKGGVLAMANSGPATNGSQFFITHKDTPWLNGKHTIFGHVVSGMDNVNKIVQDDIMTKITITRKGAAAKKFDAVKVLADDVKKQEAKKEEAKKVVKAKADYFAATKAKAVTTPTNLKYVVTKKGTGVKGAEGSTIYFHYAGYFEDGTLFDSSMAEVEKTYGKYNPSRDAQGGYKAFPFTVGKKDGMIPGFIEALDMMTDGEKAIFFLPSNLAYGEKGAGGVIPPNATLIFEIETYQNQPK, encoded by the coding sequence ATGAAATTTAAATTTCTATTTTTATTTTGTCTGGCTGTTTTAAATATCCAGGCACAAACCAAGCCGGCAGCAAAACCAGCAGCATCAAAAGCAAAAGCAGTTGCTGCAGCAGATCCTAACGACGGAATATTTGCTACAATTTCTACAACAAAAGGAGACATTGTTTTAGCATTAGAATATGTAAAAACGCCTGTTACAGTGGCTAACTTTATTTCACTTGCAGAAGGAACAAACCCTAATGTAAAAGTGGAAAAATTAAAAGGAAAACCATTTTATGACGGTTTAAAATTCCACCGTGTTATCAACGATTTCATGATTCAGGGAGGCGATCCTGATGGAAATGGTACCGGAGGCCCGGGCTATTCTTTTAGAGATGAATTTGTAGAAGAATTACGTTTTGAAAAAGGCGGTGTTCTGGCAATGGCCAATTCAGGTCCTGCAACTAACGGAAGCCAGTTCTTTATTACACACAAAGATACGCCGTGGTTAAACGGAAAACATACTATTTTTGGACATGTAGTATCCGGAATGGACAATGTAAACAAAATTGTTCAGGATGATATAATGACCAAAATTACGATCACCCGCAAAGGTGCTGCAGCAAAAAAATTCGATGCTGTAAAAGTATTAGCTGATGATGTAAAAAAACAGGAAGCCAAAAAAGAGGAAGCTAAAAAAGTGGTAAAAGCTAAAGCAGATTATTTTGCTGCAACAAAAGCAAAAGCGGTTACTACTCCAACTAACTTAAAATATGTGGTTACTAAAAAAGGAACCGGCGTAAAAGGCGCAGAAGGTTCTACGATTTATTTCCACTACGCCGGATATTTTGAAGACGGAACCCTTTTTGACAGCAGTATGGCCGAAGTCGAAAAAACATACGGAAAATACAATCCTAGCAGAGATGCTCAGGGTGGTTATAAAGCTTTCCCGTTTACTGTTGGTAAAAAAGACGGTATGATCCCGGGATTCATTGAAGCTCTGGATATGATGACAGACGGAGAAAAAGCGATTTTCTTCCTTCCATCTAACTTAGCTTACGGAGAAAAAGGTGCAGGAGGCGTTATTCCGCCAAATGCTACTTTGATTTTCGAAATCGAAACGTATCAGAATCAGCCGAAATAA
- a CDS encoding DUF2805 domain-containing protein: MKKSNRKELNWEQTERLVSLALEERNPFEIIKKEFGLAEKEVLEIMKKKMPLEKFEMWKKKAIANKPKPKPVKIDDFDEDLDGKYYIKNKFD, translated from the coding sequence ATGAAAAAGAGTAACCGCAAAGAGTTGAACTGGGAACAAACGGAACGATTAGTTTCGCTAGCCCTGGAAGAAAGAAATCCATTTGAAATTATAAAAAAAGAATTTGGATTGGCAGAAAAAGAAGTTCTTGAAATAATGAAGAAGAAAATGCCTCTTGAAAAATTTGAGATGTGGAAAAAGAAAGCTATTGCAAACAAACCAAAACCAAAACCAGTTAAAATTGATGACTTTGATGAAGATCTGGATGGAAAATATTATATAAAAAACAAATTTGACTAA
- a CDS encoding DoxX family protein, whose product MNLPWHLYVMAVLYILAGLNHFRKPGMYIKIIPPYFKNPKLLNILSGAAEVLLGILLTISATSHFAAWGIIILLIMIFPANLHMFLNKKAGFSLPKWILFVRLPLQLVLIFWAYQYTL is encoded by the coding sequence ATGAACTTACCCTGGCATTTATATGTAATGGCGGTATTGTATATACTTGCCGGACTTAACCATTTTCGAAAACCCGGAATGTATATAAAGATCATTCCTCCTTATTTTAAAAACCCTAAATTACTAAATATACTAAGCGGAGCTGCCGAAGTACTTCTCGGCATTCTCCTAACCATCTCTGCTACAAGCCATTTCGCAGCGTGGGGAATCATCATCTTGTTAATTATGATATTTCCTGCGAATTTACACATGTTTCTAAATAAAAAAGCAGGTTTTAGTTTACCAAAATGGATTTTATTTGTACGTTTGCCCTTACAATTAGTTTTGATTTTTTGGGCATATCAGTACACCCTATAG
- a CDS encoding GlsB/YeaQ/YmgE family stress response membrane protein has protein sequence MAFLYFLLIGAISGWLAGQIWKGAGFGLLGNIIVGIIGGFIGGWIAGKLGIGGGGLLWQILIAVGGAWLLLFIISLLKK, from the coding sequence ATGGCATTTTTATATTTTCTCCTTATAGGAGCTATTTCAGGCTGGCTGGCCGGACAAATTTGGAAAGGTGCAGGCTTTGGTCTGCTTGGCAATATAATCGTTGGAATCATTGGTGGTTTTATCGGCGGCTGGATTGCCGGTAAACTGGGCATTGGAGGCGGCGGGCTTCTTTGGCAGATTTTAATTGCTGTTGGAGGCGCATGGCTGCTGTTATTCATAATAAGTCTGCTCAAAAAATAG
- the aqpZ gene encoding aquaporin Z, which produces MKKLFAEFFGTFWLVFGGCGSALFAAGYPELGIGFAGVSLAFGLTVLTMAYAVGHISGGHFNPAVSIGLWAGGRFPAKDLVPYIISQCIGAIAAAGTLFIIWTGKAGNAINNTQAGAFASNGFDAFSPDGYSLPAAFLAEFVLTLFFLLIILGATDKFANTSFCGIVIGLALTLIHLISIPITNTSVNPARSLSQAIFTGGGPLTQVWLFWAAPILGAVAAGFIYKTLLQKQSED; this is translated from the coding sequence ATGAAAAAATTGTTTGCAGAGTTCTTCGGAACTTTTTGGCTGGTGTTTGGAGGCTGCGGAAGTGCTCTTTTTGCTGCAGGATACCCGGAATTAGGTATCGGGTTTGCAGGAGTTTCTTTAGCATTTGGTTTAACGGTTTTGACAATGGCATATGCAGTCGGACACATTTCCGGCGGGCATTTTAATCCCGCAGTTTCTATTGGTTTATGGGCAGGCGGCCGATTCCCTGCAAAAGACCTTGTTCCGTACATTATTTCGCAGTGTATTGGTGCAATTGCTGCTGCCGGCACCTTATTTATTATCTGGACAGGTAAAGCGGGAAATGCAATTAATAACACACAGGCAGGCGCCTTTGCTTCAAATGGTTTTGATGCATTTTCTCCTGACGGCTATTCTTTACCTGCTGCATTTTTAGCTGAGTTTGTACTGACATTATTCTTCTTACTGATTATTTTAGGCGCAACAGACAAATTTGCCAATACAAGTTTCTGCGGTATTGTAATTGGTCTTGCTTTAACCTTAATTCATTTAATCAGTATTCCTATTACGAATACTTCTGTAAACCCTGCAAGATCATTATCTCAGGCTATTTTTACAGGAGGCGGACCGCTTACTCAGGTCTGGCTGTTTTGGGCTGCACCAATTCTGGGTGCTGTTGCTGCCGGTTTTATTTACAAAACATTACTTCAAAAACAATCAGAAGATTAA
- a CDS encoding sterol desaturase family protein yields the protein MDEIISYFSTIPSSHRSLILVGGITIFWLIENTFPLFQMQYRKWHHAGINIFFTATTIIVNFVLAFILIKTADWTTEHHFGLLNWIPEIPVWLYTITGLLLLDLIGAYLAHLVEHKVKFLWRFHLIHHTDTWIDTTSANRHHPGESVIRFIFTTLGVLIVGSPMWMVFLYQSLSVVSSQFNHANISLPDKLDLFLSYFIVSPNMHKVHHHYVLPYTDSNYGNIFSVWDRLFGTFTSLPKEEIIYGVDTHMLPEENNKLKNLLQIPFQKSRSAKNLKNQ from the coding sequence ATGGACGAAATTATTTCTTATTTCAGCACTATTCCGTCTTCTCACAGGAGCTTAATTTTGGTTGGAGGTATTACTATTTTCTGGCTTATCGAAAATACCTTTCCTTTATTTCAAATGCAGTACAGGAAATGGCATCATGCCGGCATCAATATTTTCTTTACTGCCACCACTATTATAGTCAACTTTGTTCTGGCTTTTATTTTAATTAAAACCGCAGACTGGACTACTGAACATCATTTTGGACTTTTGAACTGGATTCCTGAAATTCCGGTCTGGCTTTACACTATTACCGGGCTTCTTTTATTGGATTTAATTGGAGCTTATCTGGCTCATTTAGTAGAACATAAAGTAAAATTTCTCTGGCGTTTCCATCTCATCCATCATACAGATACCTGGATAGATACAACAAGTGCAAACAGGCATCATCCGGGAGAAAGCGTGATTCGGTTTATTTTTACCACTTTAGGTGTTTTGATTGTGGGCAGTCCAATGTGGATGGTTTTTCTTTATCAGTCCCTTTCTGTTGTTTCCTCACAGTTCAATCATGCCAATATTTCACTGCCCGATAAACTGGATCTTTTCCTGAGTTATTTTATTGTTTCGCCAAATATGCATAAAGTACACCATCATTATGTCCTGCCGTATACAGACAGTAATTACGGCAATATTTTTTCAGTTTGGGATAGATTGTTCGGCACTTTTACTTCACTTCCAAAAGAAGAGATAATTTACGGTGTCGACACGCATATGCTGCCGGAAGAAAACAATAAATTGAAAAATTTACTGCAAATTCCATTTCAAAAATCGAGATCAGCAAAAAACCTTAAAAATCAATAA
- a CDS encoding EamA family transporter, whose protein sequence is MSQNNVLKGVFLVALGATTYGMLATFVKMAYSEGYTTAEVTTSQFILGLIGILIINAFQKVKNKEKTVKASKKNIFSLMLAGTSLGTTSLFYYLAVKYIPVSIGIVLLMQTVWMGVLLEMILEKKLPSKQKVIAVFIVLIGTVLATNLINNDIVLDWRGIAWGILAAASFTTTMFTANSVATEISSAQRSLFMLMGGAVIVFTFGFFTQVTPFNFAIFFKWGIILALFGTIIPPMLLNLGFPLTGIGLGSIVSALELPVSVMMAYMLLNEKVILSQWIGIVLIILAIIIMNVNFKRKI, encoded by the coding sequence ATGTCACAAAATAACGTATTAAAAGGAGTCTTTTTAGTTGCTTTAGGAGCTACAACTTACGGAATGTTAGCTACTTTTGTAAAAATGGCATATTCTGAAGGTTATACAACCGCAGAAGTAACAACCTCACAATTTATTCTGGGCTTAATTGGTATTTTGATTATCAATGCCTTTCAAAAAGTAAAAAATAAAGAAAAAACGGTAAAAGCTTCAAAGAAAAATATTTTTAGTTTAATGCTGGCCGGAACTTCATTAGGAACAACGAGCCTGTTTTATTATCTGGCGGTTAAATATATTCCTGTTTCTATTGGTATCGTTTTATTGATGCAGACAGTCTGGATGGGTGTTTTACTTGAAATGATTCTGGAGAAAAAACTGCCTTCAAAACAAAAAGTTATAGCTGTTTTTATTGTCCTTATCGGAACTGTTCTGGCTACTAATCTTATCAATAATGATATTGTACTGGACTGGAGAGGAATTGCCTGGGGAATTCTGGCTGCGGCATCCTTTACTACTACTATGTTTACCGCTAACAGCGTGGCTACTGAAATTTCTTCTGCACAAAGAAGTTTATTCATGCTTATGGGCGGTGCCGTAATTGTGTTTACATTTGGATTTTTTACTCAGGTTACGCCTTTCAATTTTGCTATTTTCTTCAAATGGGGAATCATTCTGGCCTTATTCGGAACTATTATTCCGCCAATGCTGCTTAATCTAGGTTTTCCTCTTACCGGAATTGGTTTAGGAAGTATTGTTTCTGCCCTTGAACTCCCTGTTTCTGTAATGATGGCTTATATGCTTTTAAATGAAAAAGTTATTCTGTCGCAATGGATAGGAATTGTCCTTATTATTCTTGCCATCATTATAATGAATGTCAACTTCAAACGAAAAATTTAA